The following nucleotide sequence is from Sphingomonas swuensis.
CGACGTCGAGGAAGTTGGCCGGGAAGGCGCCGTTCAGCTTGATAATGTCCATCGTCGCCATGGCGAGGCCAGCCCCGTTGACCATGCAGCCGATGTCGCCGTCGAGCTTGATGTAGGCGAGGTCGTACTTGGACGCCTCGACTTCCATCGGATCCTCTTCGGTCAGGTCACGCAGCTCGGCGATGTCCTTGTGGCGGAACATGGCGTTGCCGTCGAAGCCGACCTTGGCATCGAGCACCATCAGCTGGCCGCCGTCGGTGACCGCGAGCGGGTTGATCTCGATCTGCTCGGCGTCGCTGCCGAGGAAGGCGGCGTAGAGGCCGGCGAGAACCTTCGACGCCTGCTTGGCGAGGTCGCCGGTCAGGCCGAGCGCGGCGGCCACGGCACGGCCATGGTGCGGCATCAGGCCGGTCGCGGGATCGATGGTGATGGTGTGAATCTTCTCGGGCGTGTCATGCGCCACGGTCTCGATGTCCATCCCGCCCTCGGTCGAGGCGACCACCGCGATCCGGCCGGTCTCGCGGTCGACGAGCAGCGCGAGGTAGAACTCCTTGGCGATGTCGACGCCGTCGGTGATGTAGAGGCGCTGGACCTGCTTGCCATGCTCGCCCGTCTGGATGGTCACCAGCGTCTTGCCGAGCATCTCCTCGGCGTGGGCGCGGACTTCCTCGACCGACTTGGCGAGGCGGACGCCGCCCTTGGCGTCGGGGCCGAGCTCGGTGAACTTGCCCTTGCCGCGACCACCGGCGTGGATCTGCGCCTTGACCACCCACAGCGGCCCCGGGAGCTTGCCCGCTGCCGCAACGGCCTCCTCGACGGTCATGGCGGCAAAGCCGGCGGGAACGGGCACGCCGTACTTCGCGAGCAGTTCCTTGGCCTGATATTCGTGGATGTTCATGGTCGGTCCCGGGAAATGGAGTTTGCGGGCCCTAAAGCATGACTCTTCCTCCAAGCCAAGCTAGGGAACGGGAGGTGAACGCGCCGCCGACCCGGAAGATCATCCATGTCGACATGGATGCATTCTATGCGAGCGTCGAGCAGCGCGACGATCCTTCGCTCAAGGGTCGGCCGGTCGCGGTCGGCGGCGGTCATCGCGGGGTGGTGGCGGCGGCAAGCTACGAGGCGCGGGTGTTCGGAGTGCGCTCCGCCATGCCGAGCGTGACTGCAAAGCGGCGCTGCCCCGATCTCGTCTTCGTCAAGCCGCGGTTCGACGCCTACAAGGCGGTGAGCCATCAGATCCGCGCGATCTTCGCCGACTACACCGAGCTCATCGAGCCGCTGAGCCTCGACGAGGCCTATCTCGATGTCAGCGAGGACCGCCACGGCCTGGGCTCGGCCCGCGCCATCGCCGAGGCGATCCGGGCGCGCATCCGGGCGGACACTGGGCTGACCGCCTCGGCCGGGGTGTCCTACTGCAAGTTCGTGGCCAAGCTGGCGAGCGACCAGAACAAGCCCGACGGGCTGTGCGTCATCCGTCCGGAGCAGGCGCAGCGCTACATCGCCTCCCTCCCCGTCGGGCGCTTCCATGGTATCGGGCCGAGAACCGCCGAGCGGCTCCAGGCGATGGGGATCGAGACCGGTGCCGATCTCCAGCAGCTCAGCCTCGACGAGCTCAGGGGCCGGTTCGGCAACTCGGGCGACTGGTACTATCGCATCTGCCGGGGGATCGACGAGAGGCCGGTGCGGAGCAGCCGCCGGGCCAAGTCGGTCAGCGCCGAGCGGACCTTCGACACCGACTATCGGTCACCCGACGACCTCCGCCGCGAGCTCGACCGGGTGGCGGGCCTCGCCTGGGAGCGGATCGCGCGCTCGGGCGTCACCGGGCGTACCGTCACACTGAAGGTCAAATACTCCGATTTCGAATTAATCAGCCGCGCCAAGAGCTTCGCCGACCCTATCACCGACCTCGCCGGGCTGTCGGCTGCCGGACATTATCTGCTCGAGCAGCTGCATCCCGTGCCCAAGGGCATCCGCCTGCTGGGGCTCGGGTTGTCAAACTTAACCGAGGTTAATGGAAGCGTTCCACTCCAGCTTGGACTGGAAATCTGATTGGGTTTGTGTTAAATACTGAAGTCGGAAGGTCGTATCGCAAGAGCATGCGCGCGGCCAGTCATGCAACCATTGTCCGCAAGAGGAGACACAGGGCCGCGGGGCGACTTGGGGGGCGCCGCAGTCAATGTCTCATATCTGCGTATCTGGAAAGGTGAAGAATGGCAGCGAAAGCGCTTAGCTTCGATGTTGGCGATTATGTCGTGTACCCCAAGCATGGTGTCGGGCGTGTCGTGGAACTGCAGAGCACCGAGATCGCGGGCACTCGCCTCGACCTGTACGTGCTCCGGTTCGAGAAGGAGAAGATGACCCTTCGCGTTCCGGTGCTGAAGGCGGACTCGGTCGGCATGCGCAAGCTGTCGAGCGACAAGACGATGACCGCTGCGCTCGAGATCCTCAAGGGCAAGCCCAAGGTTAAGCGCACCATGTGGTCGCGCCGCGCCCAGGAATATGAAGCCAAGATCAACTCGGGCGACCTGTCGTCGATCGCCGAGGTGACCCGCGACCTGTTCCGTCCGGACGATGCGCCCGAGCAGAGCTATTCGGAGCGGCAGATCTTCGAGGCCGCCGCCTCGCGCCTGGCGCGCGAACTCGGCGCGATGGAGCAGACCGACGAGAAGTCGGCCCTGGCGAAGATCCACGAGATCCTCAACAAGGCCGTGCTGGTCCACGCCAAGAGCAAGGAAGACAAGGAAGAGGTGGAGGAAGCCTGAGGCTTCTCCATCGATCCAGGATCAAGGAGGCGCCGCCCGCGAGGGTGGCGCCTTTTTGTTTGCGCGCTCCCTCGCCGTGCTGTATTACGCATGCAATACAGCTTGAAAGGGGACTTCCATGCGTCACTTGCTTCTCGCTTCGGCCACGACCGTGCTTCTCGCCACCGCCGCCTGCTCGGCCGGGGCGAAGGAGAATGACGGCCCGACCGTCTCACGCAGCTTCCAGGTCGGGGCGTTCGACGGGCTCGAGGTCGCAGGTCCGTTCGATGTCACCGTGTCGACCGGCAAGGCGGCCTCGATCCGGGCGGAAGGCCCGCAGAAGCTGATCGAGGGCATGGAAGCGGTGGTCGAGCGCGGCAAGCTCGTGATCCGCCCGCAGAAGAAAGGCTGGTTCGGCGGGATGCAGTGGAGCGGCGGCACGGCCAAGGTGAGCATCACCGTTCCCGCGCTGACCAATGCGGCGGTCGCCGGCTCGGGCAACATCGCCATCGACCGGATCACCGCCGACCGCTTCGAAGGCGAGGTGGCGGGCTCGGGCGACCTGACGCTCGGCGCGCTTTCCACCAAGGAACTGAAGCTCGCGATCGCCGGCTCG
It contains:
- the sucC gene encoding ADP-forming succinate--CoA ligase subunit beta, with the translated sequence MNIHEYQAKELLAKYGVPVPAGFAAMTVEEAVAAAGKLPGPLWVVKAQIHAGGRGKGKFTELGPDAKGGVRLAKSVEEVRAHAEEMLGKTLVTIQTGEHGKQVQRLYITDGVDIAKEFYLALLVDRETGRIAVVASTEGGMDIETVAHDTPEKIHTITIDPATGLMPHHGRAVAAALGLTGDLAKQASKVLAGLYAAFLGSDAEQIEINPLAVTDGGQLMVLDAKVGFDGNAMFRHKDIAELRDLTEEDPMEVEASKYDLAYIKLDGDIGCMVNGAGLAMATMDIIKLNGAFPANFLDVGGGANKEKVTAAFKIILADPAVKGILVNIFGGIMKCDIIADGIVAAAREVDLKVPLVVRLEGTNVQQGKDILANSGLPIVAANDLGDAAAKIVAEVKKAA
- the dinB gene encoding DNA polymerase IV, whose product is MTLPPSQAREREVNAPPTRKIIHVDMDAFYASVEQRDDPSLKGRPVAVGGGHRGVVAAASYEARVFGVRSAMPSVTAKRRCPDLVFVKPRFDAYKAVSHQIRAIFADYTELIEPLSLDEAYLDVSEDRHGLGSARAIAEAIRARIRADTGLTASAGVSYCKFVAKLASDQNKPDGLCVIRPEQAQRYIASLPVGRFHGIGPRTAERLQAMGIETGADLQQLSLDELRGRFGNSGDWYYRICRGIDERPVRSSRRAKSVSAERTFDTDYRSPDDLRRELDRVAGLAWERIARSGVTGRTVTLKVKYSDFELISRAKSFADPITDLAGLSAAGHYLLEQLHPVPKGIRLLGLGLSNLTEVNGSVPLQLGLEI
- a CDS encoding head GIN domain-containing protein — encoded protein: MRHLLLASATTVLLATAACSAGAKENDGPTVSRSFQVGAFDGLEVAGPFDVTVSTGKAASIRAEGPQKLIEGMEAVVERGKLVIRPQKKGWFGGMQWSGGTAKVSITVPALTNAAVAGSGNIAIDRITADRFEGEVAGSGDLTLGALSTKELKLAIAGSGEVHAAGQTDRAEYSIAGSGDLDASGLTAARAEANIAGSGNIKARVTGEAKANIAGSGDIEISGGAKCQSSKQGSGDIRCS
- a CDS encoding CarD family transcriptional regulator, coding for MAAKALSFDVGDYVVYPKHGVGRVVELQSTEIAGTRLDLYVLRFEKEKMTLRVPVLKADSVGMRKLSSDKTMTAALEILKGKPKVKRTMWSRRAQEYEAKINSGDLSSIAEVTRDLFRPDDAPEQSYSERQIFEAAASRLARELGAMEQTDEKSALAKIHEILNKAVLVHAKSKEDKEEVEEA